The sequence TTGTACGATGGCTGAGAATTCGGTGCCTTTTTTGGAAATCATTCCTTCGAGTTTTAAAGGCTTACCTTCTTGCAGAGTTTGCTTTTGAGCTTCATTTAGTTTTACTCCTTTAATTTCGTCTGGAATTTTAATAAATTCTGATTTAAGTGCAATTAATTCATTTGTTAACTTGTCAATACTAACAATTGAAGGAATATTTTCTCCTGTTTTAGAATTAACCAAATTAACTACTCGTCCCATATTACCTGTTTCTAGTAAATTTTTTTTGTCTTGATCTGTAAATTGGTGTCCGAAAAATTCAAAATTTAAATTAGGCTCTTTTCTAATTCCATGAATTGCTGCAACTATTTTACCCTCTTCTGTTTGTTGTAACGACACGCGAGCGTCTGTTCTAACAATTGCTCCTCCCATATTTACGCTAATAGGAACTAATTCGTTGGTTTTATAACCTTTTAATAGGGGATCTAAAAGATTTAATTTTTCAAGTCGTTCTTTACTCAATCCTAGATTGTTCATTGTTGACCAATCGATTTGGTCGGTTTTAAAACGATATTCATTCAATTCTGTTGGTGTTTGTGATTTTTCCATATGATTTTGATTTTTAATTTCATTATTTAAATTACGGTCAAACTTAATTTCGTGTTCTTCCATTGATTTTTTACCTAAGGATGTTAGATCATTGATTTGTTCTTGAAATTGCTGTGCCTTTTCAATAGCTTGTTTTGCAGGAATTTTAAAAAAAATAAATTGGGTAGGATCTTTTAATTGTCTTAAAAAATTTGAAACAAAATTTGAAATGAAATCACCCTGTTTATCAATTTTGACAAATTGACTTTCGTTTTTATTGATTGGAGAAACTGTTTTCATTTTCCCATTTTCATCAATATTCTTGACAGCTTTTATTTTCATTTTTTCTTTGTCTAATACCAGTAAAATATCATGTAGTTGATCAGAACTTTCATGTGTTTTGACTTTTTCTTTTTCCATTGTCTATATTTTAAAATCTAGAAACGAAAATAGTTGGGGATCTATTTATTCTAATTGGTTTGACTTTTAGTGGTAAGCTTTGTCATTGATTGTCTTTCTTTTTAGGTAAAGTAGGATTTAAGCTGTCACGAATAAATTGATGAACATCTGATAATTTATAATAAATTTTCCCGCTGATGGTGTAATAGGCAAGTTTACCAGAAGAACGGTATCGCTGTAGTGAACGACTACTGATTTTTAAAATTTGTAAAACATCTTGATTATCTAACAGCTCCTCTCCATCGATGCTATTACGTTTATTTTGTAAATTATACATGTGCTCACTCAAAATATTGAAACGTTCCATTATTCGTTCCATCCATGCTAAAAATTCAATTCTTTCTATGTTCATAGTATTCGGTTTAAGTTTACTATGCAAAATTGAAGCTTGACGATAAATGTTTAAGCCAAGTATTGCCAATTGGTTTTGCTGATTTAAGAAAATATTAACACTTCGTAAAAATCACTGATTTAATCAATAATATGAGGGGTTTATTAGTGCAAGTGAAAGATGAATTAAACTATAAGTCAATTGGTATATGTGGGTAGAAAAAAAGTTTTTTTGGAGAATTTGGAAAGTAAAAAAAAATTACAAATTATAGAAGACTGATATCATAGACAACTAATGCAAAACTAAGCTACTTTATTCCCTTTGAATGATAATAAACCTAAATAAAATTAGGTTGCAAAAAATTAAAATTTGATTGATATGGAAAACATGCTAACAAAAGATGATTTAAGACAATTGCGTATTCTTATTGTGAATGATATTAAAGAATTTTTGGAAATAGAAATAAAAAAAACTAATGAAGATGATTTAAATTCAGAATGGCTTAGAAGTAAATCGGTAAGAAAATTTCTTGATATATCTCCTGGGACACTTCAGAACTTGCGTATCTCTGGAAAAATTCAATTCAAACAAATAATGGGATCTTACTATTATAAAAAAAGCGATTTAATAAACATGTTTAAATAATATTGTTTTATGAAAACTCAACAATTATTTATCATTTTTGATAAAATTAATAAAGATGATAGAATAAACGTTTGGCATATCTCTTTATTATTGGCAATATGCAGACTATCTCATTTACAAAATGATGTGAATAATATAAGAGTAAGTAGGTCAAAACTTATGCAGTTATCACATATACGTACTTTTCCAACGTATCATAAATATTTTAAGGAATTACAAACTTTTGGGTACATTAAATACTTTCCATCTTACCATCCAGGTTTTAGAAGTTTAATACAATTAAACATAGTATAATGATGATAATTCTTTACTTAAATATCATCAAATTCTCATAGATGAATAATTTAAAATAGATTTTTTATCATACTAATAAAAAAAGTGGATAAAATCACCAAAACTAACTATTTGATTACTAATCAAAAGAAAAAAGTTTCCGTTTTTTATTAAAAAATGTATTTAGAAACTTGGTAGATATTAAAAACAGGGCTATATTTGCACCGTTGAAAATAACAAAAGTACAAGCTTTTAAAATATTCAACATGGAAATAATATTTTCATTCAAGTTCTAAATTTTACGCATATTGATTAAAGATTTAATATCTTAAATTGTAAGCTAAATAATATATTTAATCAGTTTCAAGTTAATTTCAAAATTGTGGCAATTTCGTGGCAATTTTATTTAACTAATTGAAAACAGCTGATTTTATTAACTTTAAGAGATTAGGTTCAAATACCTCTTTCTCCGCAAAGTGTAACCAACACTAAAATGGCGAGGTAGCTCAGTTGGTTAGAGCGCAGGATTCATAACCCTGAGGTCACGGGTTCAACTCCCGTCTTCGCTACGACAAAGGAAACAAGAAATTGTTTCCTTTTTTTTATAATAAATTTTATAAAAAAATTTGTTAAAAAATCTATATCTTCTATCTTAGCGTTATATTAATCAAAAAATAAAAATTGCAATGGATGCGCAAAAAGTTGATATGTTCATGATGACAAACGCTAAATATTTTGAAAGTCATCAGATATATAACATTAGAAATTTATTATTAGAATTAGATGATTCAAAATGGGCTTATATCTCTTCTATTCAATTTAAAGACCCAACAACTATTTTAATTGTTTCGCTATTAGCTGGATTATTTGGAATCGATAGATTTATGATTGGTGACGTAGGAATAGGAATTGGTAAACTTTTAACTTGTGGTGGTTTCTACATTTGGGCAATTGTTGACTTATTTTTAATTATGGGAGCGACACGCGAAAAAAATTTTGAAACCTTAATGATGTACGCTAGATTATGATAAAATCTAGAAACAAGCTGTATTTTTTCATATTTACAGCTTGTATCTTTAGTTACATTTGGCTGATTTATAATTTTATTAATATAAAGAAAGAAGCTGGAATTACAGTTTGTCATTTTAAAAATTTAACTTCACTACCCTGCCCTTCTTGTGGTTCTACAAGATCGGTTTTATCAATTTTAAAAGGAAATTTACCAGAAGCTTTTGTTATAAATCCTCTTGGATTCATTATTTTTTTAATTTTAATGATTATTCCAATTTGGATTTTATATGATTTCGTACTCAAAAAAGAATCATTTTTCAATTTTTACAAAGCTTTTGAAAAAAAAATGAGTAAACCAAAATTCTATATTCCTGCAATTATTCTGTTAGTATTAAATTGGATTTGGAACATAAATAAACAGCTATGATAAAAGTTAAAAAATTAAATTTTACGCCAACTGAACATGAAAGAGAAAAAGCTTCAAATAGTTATCTCATGTCTTTGGTTGGAATTATTGTTGGATTACCAATACCGATTGTAAATCTGATTTGTACATTAATATTCTTTTTTGCAAATAGAAAATCGACCTATTTTGTAAAATGGCATTGTACACAAGCATTGATTTCCCAATTCATTTTACTAATTGTCAATAACATTGCTTTTTGGTGGACCATTTCAATAATTATTGATTTTAACAATATCTCAAATGCTTATTTTGCTTATCTATTGGTTTTAGTTATTTTTAATATAACCGAATTTGTTATGACTGTTTATTCAGCAATTGAAACAAGAAAAGGTGTTCAAGTTGAATGGTGGATTTACGGAAGTTTAACTAATTTAATTTTAAGTCCTAAAAATGAAAAAGATATTATTTGAACTTTCAATTACAATTTGTTTCTTTTTAGGAATTTGGTTCGGTTTTACTCAAATTGATTGGGTTAATATTTTTAAAATAAACGAACTAAATTCAAAAACTGAAGAAAAATTAGGTGAATTAACCTGGGAATATTATTCCATGGGTGAGGACGAAATTAAAAACAAGAATATTAAACAAACTGTTGATTCTTTGGTAAATCATATTGCGACTGCAAACGGTATTGATACTAATTCTATTAAAATTCATATCATCAATACAAACGAAGTAAATGCTTTTGCATTACCTGATGGTCACTTGGTTTTAAATTCACAGTTGATTATTGAATCTAAAAATCAAGAAGAACTTTTAGGTGTCATTTCACATGAATTAGCACATATACAACTGGATCATATAAACGAAAAATTAACTCAAGAAATTGGTTTAACTGTTTTACTTTCTGCAATTTCAGGTAGCAATAATCAAGTGATAGGAAATATAGTACACACACTTTCTTCAACTGCTTTTGATCGAAAAAAAGAAGAAGAAGCTGATTTGACTGCTGTTATTTATTTAGAAAAAGCAAACGTTAACCCGATTCCTTTTGCAGATTTTTTGAGAAGAATTTCGAAAAACGAATCAAATACAGAATTTGAAAATTGGATCAGTACACATCCTAATTCAAAAGAAAGATCTAAATCCGTTTTCAGAAAAATCAATAAATCAAAAATAGATTATAATCAAGTTGTTACTGATTCGACATGGAATAAACTACAAGTACAACTTCTAAATTTTGAATAATTAATAAAAAAAACGATTTAAATCAAACTAACTTTAATCAATAACATCTGAAAATTCAATTAATTGACATTTTTAGCACAGGAATTTCAGTTGATAAGGTACAATCAAAAGTAAATCAATTATTGTGTTATTTACCAGAAGTTTGTGCTCCAAATTTAGATTATGATAATTTATTTCGAAATATAATAATGAATTTTATGGATGCTCATGATTTTGATGTCCGTGCGGTAAAAAAATCATGTGTTCATATAGTAAATAAAGATTTAAAATTAATTCCTTTCGAAACAATGAATTTATTCTACAGAGATGACAAACGCAATTATTTAGATGAATTACGTAAAAATGACAAAGTTCTTTTTTAATTAAATATTAAAAACTTGTCTTTCAGAATTTAAAATATTATTTTTGTACAAAATATTAAATAATGAACCTTTCTAACTATTATTTATCGGATAACAGATTAGAACGACTTTTCAGTTCGTTATACTATTTGCTTGACGATATTTTCCTAAAAGATTCAAAAGAATTTATCACTTCTACCCTGTAAATACTCCTACAGGGTCACTTTTGTATCAATAAATAAAACTTATTAGAAATAAATATACTGCATCTAAATTTCATTAGAGAGCTGGAGTATTGTATTTATTAAATTTTTTTAAAAAAATATCATGTCAGAAAATATCATTTTAACAACCGGAGTTTATGATTTAATAAAAGATCACGTTCGTAGAAGAAAAGTTACTAAAGTTGAAGAAGAAATTCTTTTAAACGAATTAAAATTTGCCAAACAAGTAGTCAGAAAAGAATTACCAAACGATATTGTTACAGTTGATAGAATCGTAACTGTTAAAACAGAAAACGAAACTAAAACTGTAACTTTTGTAGGACCTTCAAAAGCTAAACCAAACAAAAACAAATTTTCTATTTTATCTGATGTAGGAATCGCTATTGTTGGTTACAAAGAAGGTGACATTGTAAAATGGCCTACAAATGATGGTGAAATTTCTTATGAGATTTTGAAAGTAGAAAAAATTCAAGATAATTAATACAATCAAATTTTATAAAAAAAAATGGTCGAAATTAATTCGACCATTTTTTTGGAGATATAAATCACAAATCTTATCTTTTAACTAGAATAATCATTTCTTCTAATATATTAACATGTGTATCTAATGATATGTTACCAAAATTGAAACTGTTTGCATTAACTAAGTTTATAGTTTTATTGACAGTAGTATAAGCAACATTTTCAATACTTAGACTTAACAATCTATTTGGTAAATTTTTAAAAGCGAATGAACCGTCATTTTTTACTGTAGTTTGAGCGATAACTTTACCGTTATCAGAAACGGTCACTAATGCATTATCAATAACTTCAGAACTTGAGTTTTCAACTAATTTTCCTGATAAATCACAACCATCATTATTAAATTGTTTATTAGAGTAAATTGTAGCTCCAATTAAAGTAACCATTGAGAACATAAATAAGTAAACTGCTTTTTTCATAATTTCTTTTCTTTAAATGTTAATTTTTTATATTTTATTTTTTCTTTTTAATTTAAGATGATTTTATAATTATTTAATTAATCAAATAAAACTTGAATAATTTATTTTTTTAGATAATAAATCAGAATTTAAATCTCTTTTAACAATTAGTATCTGAAATTATTTTTTTGTTACACTCTTTTTAATTTTTTTTTTCTAATATTAAAAAAAGATGTTTTAGCAAGAAGAATAAAACAACATAAGCATTTGTAAATAAAATGTTTAAACTTTCATTATGTGAAAAATATTTTTTTGCAAATATTTTAGAAACCTATCTTTTATTTTCATAATTTAGTGATACCAACTTATATAAAACCACTATAAAATGAAAAGAATTCTCTTATTGTTAGGATTATTTGCATTAATTCCTAATACATCTTTTTCGCAAGTTCATGCGCAAAGACCAGCAAAACAACAACAATATTTTCCAGGATTATATCCAGAAGCATCGCAACGAATTTTAAATGCAAAGGATTTAAAAGGTCTTAATAGTTTTGACCTTAAAGTAATGCGAAATGAAATTTATGCTCGACACGGTTATATTTTCAATACTCAAGAAATGAAAGATTATTTCAATGAACAAGATTGGTATTATGGTAGATATAAAAATGTAGATAAATTTTTAACCGATATTGAGAAGAAAAATATTGAATTTATAAAGAAATTTGAATGAGAAATCTAGTAATACTTTACTGTATTATTGGGTTTTCAAAAATTGCTTTTGCACAATCATCAAATGATTTTAAAATTATACAAAAGCCAATTATTTATAATTTAGAACGAGAAAAATTAAGTATAGAATATCTCAAAGATCATCATGGATTAATTCAAGAAAAACCTTTAATTACTCCAAAAATTATTGTTTTACATTATACAGCTGGCGGAACTGTAACGAGCAATTTTAATTATTTTAATAAAACACAAATAGAAAATTCAAGAACATACAATAAAAAACAAAGTTTGTTAAATGTATCAGCACATTATTTAGTTGATCGCGATGGAACTATTTATCAAATCATTCCTGATACTTTGTTTGCTAGACATACCATCGGGTTAAATTATTGCGCTGTTGGAGTTGAAAACATCGGAAGTAAAACACAACCGTTGACAGAAAAACAAGTTAAAGCTAATGCTTTTTTGATTCGCAAACTTAGTAATGAATATCCTATTGAATATTTAATTGGACATTATGAATATGGTAAATTTAGAAAATCTAAATTATGGAAAGATTTAGATCCTAATTATTTTACAGGAAAAGAAGATCCAGGAAAAGATTTTATGAATAAGGTTCGAGAATTAATAACAGATTTAAATCTGAAAAATGAAATCTAACCAAAAAAAACAAAAAAATGACAGATCAAGAACTATTCAAGACCTTAAAAAGAATTGTAAGGCAAGAAGAACATTTTTCAACTGATGTTTTAGATGTTTTAAGAACTTATAAAAATGCAGGTGGAAAAAGAAAAATAGCAGAAAAGTTTGTGCATAAATTAGAAGTCGCTTATGAAGATAATGAAGTTTTAAACGAAAGGACACGTAAAATCAGAAATGTCATTTCGGTTTGGAACAAAAAGAACAAATAACTATCGAAGCATTTAAATTTAAAAACCATTTATTTATGTAATTTTAAACTTTACATAAATAAATGGTTTTCTTTTTAAAAATATTAAAATATGCTAAAATCAATCTTAGCTTTTATGCTTTTAATTGTAATTATAAGTTGTAAAGAAAATAGCTCAAATTCAAATAATAAAGAAGAAATTGAAAACGAATTTTCTGAACAAATAAAAACAAAAGCAACCGAAGCTCTTAACTTTTGTAAAGAAAATAATTTTAATACTGAGTTTTGTATCCTCGTTGACATGACCATTCATTCAGGAAAAAACAGAATGTTTGTCTATAATTTCGAAAATAATGAAATTGTAAAAAGCGCTCTTTGTGCTCATGGAAGTGGAAAAGGCAATAAAAAAAGTACAGGAGCAACACCATTATTTAGCAATGAAGAAGGAAGCTTATTGTCTTCTATTGGTAAATTTAAAATTGGAGCGCGTTCGTATAGTCAATTCGGAATTAATATACATTATAAACTTCACGGTCTTGAAAAAACTAACGACAATGCATTTAAGCGTATTGTTGTACTTCACTCCTACACACCAGTTTCTTCAACAGAAATTTATCCGTTTCATTTACCTATGGGATTTAGTCACGGCTGTCCGGTTACAGATGATCAAATGATGACATATCTTGATAATAAATTAATTAAAACAGAAAAACCCGTTTTACTTTGGATTTATTACGATAAATAGATTTATACTATTCTATTTTTTAGATGATGAAAATTAAATTTAGAAGATTCAGTAAAAAACAACATCATGTATGTTTAATTTTAAGTTAAAACACTAAATGTTATTACATACTTTAACCTAAATCAAAACCGCTTATTAATATTTCAGCCAACTGCAAACTATGCGTATAACTGGACAAATGTTTTAAACGACATTAAAGATATCGATGGTTATGCAATTGTTTCAATTATGAATGGAAATAAATCTAATTTAGAAAAACACTTCCTGCTTTCAAAAATTATATATTCCATTTTATTAACTTCAGATGCAATTGGTGTTTATCAAGGAAACTAAACTCTATTAATTCCGAGACAACAATATTTGAATTTTCATGATGAAATTGCCAGCAATGAAATTCCAATTCCGCTTAGGATTTATATTGGCATATGAAAGTCAGAAAACGGATATTCAGTTTATACTTTTGGAATGAAACAATTTGATAAACTAGAATTAGAAATTGTTAATTCTAAATCACCTATAAACGAAATTCATACTTTTATTTTGAAAACTGCGAGCTATGTGATTAGAAAAAATGTGACTTTAAAAGATAATAAAACAATTGAATTTACAGTAAATCAAAAGATTTTGATTAAAAAATCAGAGGGTAAATTTTTAAGAAGATTCTTTAAAGTTGATATTTTAAATATGTAGATTACAAATGTAAAACAATGCTCTATTTGAATAGATTACAATTGTAAATTACTTAAAGTTTACAATTGTAAATAAATTTAAAACAACCTAATTTAAACTTATATTTAACTATTAATCAAAGATTTAGCTTAAATCAACTAAAGTAAAACTATATGTTGTTTTCGTGATTTAAATTACGTTTTTATTTCTAAATAATATTATTTACATTTGTAACAATCACTTTGTAATCTATAATTATGGAAGGTTTTAATAAACGTTTATCATTTATTTTTGAGAAGTTTTCTTTAAACGCTTCTACTTTTGCAGACAAAATTGGTGTACAACGTTCGAGTATGTCGCATATACTTTCTGGAAGAAATAAACCTAGTTTAGATTTTATTTTGAAAACTTACGAAGCCTTTCCTCAAATCAATTTGAATTGGTTAGCAATTGGCGAAGGCCCATTTTTAAAAGCAGCCATAGCCTCTATTTCAAATTCAAAAAATGATTTTGAATTTAATAAAGAAATAAATAATGATCAAAATGAAATTTCTAATTTAGAATTAGATATCGAGAAGAAACATGAATCTAAAAACACTTTTCAAAAATCAACTTCTGATTTCATTCAACAAATTGACAACGAAGTTCCTTTATCTCCATTGAGAAATGAATCTGAAATTGAACAAATTTTATTCTTTTATAAAGATGGAACTTTCAAATCGTTCCGACCGAAGTAAACTTTTATTATATTTGAATTTCAAAGCAATCCAATGATAAAGAAATTCCTAAGTTATATAATGCCTATTCCGATTGAAATCATTCCTTCAAACGTTAGTGATCAATTGGAACTTACTTGGAACAACGGCAAAATGGTTCTTGATACAAAACATACTAATTATTCATACGGAAATTTACAAAAGGTTTTACGTAAGGGATTACTAAAAATTGGAATTGAAAACATCAATCAAATGCAGCATATTTTATTGCTTGGTGTTGCTGGAGGAAGTGTTGTTGAAACATTAACTAAAGAATTCAAATTTGAAAATAAAATGACAGGAATTGAAATTGACCCAATAGTTCTTAAGGTTGCTGAAAAATATTTTCAAATTAATACAATTCCCAATTTTGAAATAATTCTAGAAGATGCTAATAAATTTGTTACAGAAACCAACCAACTATATGACTTAATAATCATTGATATTTTCGAAGATTGTTTCATGCCAGATTTTGTTTATTCAGAAATTTTTATTTCCAACATTAAAAGAATTTTAAAACCTAAAGGTTATATTTTATTCAACACAATAGTTTTGAATAAAATTGATCTTGAAAAAAATAAATCTTATAAAAATCAATTTGAAAACAGTAAATTTGTCTTACAAAGTTTTCCAAATATAGACGATAAAAACGAACTTTTTTTAATCCATAAAGAATACGAATAACAAACGATAATGAAGAAAATTTTCACAAGCTGTTTTCTGTTTTTTGGTTTTTTGGCAAATGCACAATACACAAAAGAAATTAATTCGAACAGACCTAGTTTATCGATGGGAGCTTATTCGGTTAGTAAATCTATTTTACAAATTGAAGCTGGACTTGGATTCCAGAAAGATGAATATAGTAACGAAAGATATAACAATCATACATTAGTTGATTTACAATTTCGATATGGAGCTTTTTTTGAGCAATTAGAATTTGTTGCTGATTTAAAATACGATAATACAAAACAAGTTGTTTTCGACCAGAAGCAAAATTTTAATAGTTTTAGACAATCTTCAATCGGTGCAAAATATATGATTTACGATTCATATCGTAACTATGTTGAAAAACGAAATGTTTACAGTTGGAAAGCTAATCAAAGATACAAATGGAGAAGATTAGTACCAGCAGTTGCAGTTTATCTAGGTGCAGATTTTAAAGGAGATGAAAATTACTTTCCAAAAAACATGCCTTCTACAACACTTAAAGGAATGATTATTACACAACAGCATATCAATAATAATTTGTCTTTTGTTACAAATTTAATTATTGAAAACGCAACAGATAACGATTTTAGAAGCTATGGTTACATCGCAACTTTATCTTATGGCTTTAGTCAACGTTGGTCAGTTTTTGCTGAAAACCAAGGTTTTTTTAGAAAATATGAAGGTGTAAAACAAAACTTTAAAGACGATTGTATTTTACGTGGTGGTTTTACTTACTTAGTTAATAAAAATCTACAATTGGATATTTCTGGCGGAACCTCAATCGGAAATACACCACATAAAATGAATGGACAAATCGGTGCTTCTTGGAGAACGCACAAAAAATACAAACAAGAAACCGTAGAAGGTATAGAATAATGATTGAAGTTAGAGAAGTTTTATCTAAAAAAGAATTAAACGATTTTGTTAAATTTCCGTTTAAATTATATAAAGACAATAAATATTGGGTTCCACCAATAATTAACGATGAATTAAAAAGTTTTGATCCAAATCAAGATATTTTTAAAACTGTAGAAGCTAAATATTTTCTCGCTTATAAAAACAACGAAATTGTTGGGCGCGTTGTAGCTATAATCAATTGGACCGAAGTTAACGAGCTTAAAAAAAATAAAGCGCGTTTTGGTTGGCTAGAAATGATTGATGATATTGAGGTAACCAAAGCTTTGTTGGATAAGGTTATCGCTTTCGGAAAAGAACATAAAGTCGAATACATTGAAGGTCCGATGGGTTTTTCAAATATGGACAAAGCCGGAATGCTTACAGAAGGTTTTGATTACACTGCAACAATGATTGGTTTTTATAATTTTGATTATTATGCAAAACATTTAAATCAATTGGGGTATAAGCCAGAAGCTGAATGGATTGAATATTTTATGAAAATTCAAAAAATTACTGAAACGATTGATATGACAAAAATTTCAGCACTTATTGAAAAAAGATATAAAGTTCGTTCGTTAGAATTCAAATCAATAAAAGATGTACTTCCGTATGTTGATGAGATGTTTGGACTTTTAAATAAAAGTTACGCCGATTTACAAAGTTTTGTTCCAATTCAGCAATTTCAAATTGATCATTATAAAGAGAAATATTTGAATTTTATTCATCCGGATTTCATCAGTTGCATTGTAGATGAAAACGGAAAAATAATTGCGTTTGGAATAACCATGCCTTCATTTTCTAAAGCTTTTCAAAAAGCAAACGGTAAACTTTTGCCTTTTGGATGGTTTCATTTGTTGAAAGCCATGAGAAAAAATGATCATGTCGAATTTTATTTAATTGGTGTAGACCCTAAGTTTCAAAATAAAGGTATTACAGCTTTAATTTTTAGAGATTTACATGTTAATTTTAAAAGAAGGGGAATTAAAACCGTTGAAACAAATCCATTGTTAATCGAGAATAACAAGATTCAACAACTTTGGCAGCAATTCAATCCTATTACTCACAAAGAAAGAAAAACTTTTCGTTTAGATATTTAAAAACAAATCCTTCAGTTAATTCTGAAGGATTTGTTTTTAAATATAATTATCAATTTTATAATTTGTCAATTCT comes from Flavobacterium sp. I3-2 and encodes:
- a CDS encoding spermidine synthase → MIKKFLSYIMPIPIEIIPSNVSDQLELTWNNGKMVLDTKHTNYSYGNLQKVLRKGLLKIGIENINQMQHILLLGVAGGSVVETLTKEFKFENKMTGIEIDPIVLKVAEKYFQINTIPNFEIILEDANKFVTETNQLYDLIIIDIFEDCFMPDFVYSEIFISNIKRILKPKGYILFNTIVLNKIDLEKNKSYKNQFENSKFVLQSFPNIDDKNELFLIHKEYE
- a CDS encoding transporter, giving the protein MKKIFTSCFLFFGFLANAQYTKEINSNRPSLSMGAYSVSKSILQIEAGLGFQKDEYSNERYNNHTLVDLQFRYGAFFEQLEFVADLKYDNTKQVVFDQKQNFNSFRQSSIGAKYMIYDSYRNYVEKRNVYSWKANQRYKWRRLVPAVAVYLGADFKGDENYFPKNMPSTTLKGMIITQQHINNNLSFVTNLIIENATDNDFRSYGYIATLSYGFSQRWSVFAENQGFFRKYEGVKQNFKDDCILRGGFTYLVNKNLQLDISGGTSIGNTPHKMNGQIGASWRTHKKYKQETVEGIE
- a CDS encoding helix-turn-helix domain-containing protein: MEGFNKRLSFIFEKFSLNASTFADKIGVQRSSMSHILSGRNKPSLDFILKTYEAFPQINLNWLAIGEGPFLKAAIASISNSKNDFEFNKEINNDQNEISNLELDIEKKHESKNTFQKSTSDFIQQIDNEVPLSPLRNESEIEQILFFYKDGTFKSFRPK
- a CDS encoding GNAT family N-acetyltransferase produces the protein MIEVREVLSKKELNDFVKFPFKLYKDNKYWVPPIINDELKSFDPNQDIFKTVEAKYFLAYKNNEIVGRVVAIINWTEVNELKKNKARFGWLEMIDDIEVTKALLDKVIAFGKEHKVEYIEGPMGFSNMDKAGMLTEGFDYTATMIGFYNFDYYAKHLNQLGYKPEAEWIEYFMKIQKITETIDMTKISALIEKRYKVRSLEFKSIKDVLPYVDEMFGLLNKSYADLQSFVPIQQFQIDHYKEKYLNFIHPDFISCIVDENGKIIAFGITMPSFSKAFQKANGKLLPFGWFHLLKAMRKNDHVEFYLIGVDPKFQNKGITALIFRDLHVNFKRRGIKTVETNPLLIENNKIQQLWQQFNPITHKERKTFRLDI